In a single window of the Neoarius graeffei isolate fNeoGra1 chromosome 28, fNeoGra1.pri, whole genome shotgun sequence genome:
- the wbp1 gene encoding WW domain-binding protein 1, producing the protein MRQKTLGSVVGLLCTGACLAQGKEFCFGVNNEKYRCEMGYCCGETECCTYYYELWWFWLVWTLIIMLSCCCAYRHRRVKMRLQQEQRQREISLMAYQGASSSFISAPPLNLRFWTDCKLPDYEEVVGHPPTPPPPYSENPPESPTCAQPSVSCSESAVVLEAAQAENDACESQEPNLAAAAAQSERTEHEEPDVPLEEELNTRRRHVTGDSGIEMCVCQLDTDECSGMEEDEGRMCHVPGGSCCLETQAPRPKEISRSPTSNGDHVV; encoded by the exons ATGAGGCAGAAAACGCTGGGTTCTGTCGTGGGTTTGCTTTGCACAGGGGCCTGTTTGGCGCAG GGCAAGGAGTTCTGTTTCGGGGTGAACAATGAGAAGTACAGATGTGAAATGGGCTACTGTTGCGGCGAGACGGAGTGCTGCACGTACTACTACGAGCTGTGGT GGTTCTGGCTGGTCTGGACTCTCATCATCATGCTGAGCTGCTGCTGTGCATACAGACACCGGCGTGTTAAGATGCGCCTGCAGCAggaacagaggcagagagagatcaGCCTCATGGCTTATCAGGGAGCCTCCAGTTCCTTCATCTCTGCACCACCTCTCAACCTGC GCTTCTGGACGGACTGCAAGCTCCCTGACTATGAGGAAGTAGTAGGCCACCCTCCCACCCCTCCTCCACCTTACTCCGAGAATCCTCCAGAAAGCCCAACCTGCGCTCAGCCGTCTGTCAGTTGTTCAGAGTCAGCTGTGGTGTTGGAGGCGGCACAGGCAGAGAACGACGCATGCGAGTCGCAGGAACCGAACCTGGCGGCAGCCGCGGCCCAATCAGAACGCACCGAGCACGAAGAGCCGGACGTCCCCCTGGAAGAGGAGCTGAACACCAGACGGAGACACGTGACCGGCGACTCGGGCATCGAGATGTGCGTATGCCAGCTGGACACAGATGAGTGCTCAGGGATGGAGGAGGACGAGGGCAGGATGTGTCACGTGCCTGGTGGGAGCTGCTGCTTGGAGACACAGGCTCCCAGACCCAAAGAGATCTCACGCTCACCGACATCCAATGGAGATCATGTGGTGTGA